In one Moritella sp. 5 genomic region, the following are encoded:
- the flgE gene encoding flagellar hook protein FlgE, which translates to MSFNIALSGINAAQKDLNTTANNIANVNTTGFKESRAEFGDVYATSIFSNAKTSVGNGVATAHVAQQFQQGSLNFTDNSLDLAINGNGFFVMSDGLESMDRNYTRAGAFKLDANSFVTNSAGNYLQVYDVNDDGSPKAVSMASTKPLQIPDTAGVPESTRNVDMTMNLPATSPGLDPLKFDPADSGTYTSATSVSIYDSLGESHTLSTYYVKDGSAGAPANSWLEFNYVDDQPLNIVGGQAVASAPGTPVKPTAMRMTFDSSGLLQQQLPAIAETLPLGAILTNGADTTQTIKLNINNPTQFASAFEVSKLEQDGATVGRLTGIDIGPDGMVAASYSNGRNDKLGMIAMAKFANEQGLSQTGDTGWRASQLSGAAIAGEANSGTFGKINSSALEQSNVNLTSELVNLITAQRNYQANSRTLEVNSKLQDTVLQIR; encoded by the coding sequence ATGTCATTTAACATCGCCTTGAGTGGGATTAACGCTGCTCAGAAAGACCTTAATACAACGGCAAATAATATTGCTAACGTTAACACCACGGGTTTTAAAGAGTCTCGCGCCGAGTTTGGTGATGTTTATGCAACATCGATTTTCTCAAATGCAAAAACCTCTGTTGGTAACGGTGTGGCAACGGCTCATGTTGCACAACAGTTCCAACAAGGTAGTTTGAACTTTACCGATAACTCACTTGATTTGGCGATTAACGGTAATGGTTTCTTCGTTATGTCTGATGGACTTGAGTCTATGGACCGTAATTATACGCGTGCAGGTGCCTTTAAGCTTGATGCAAATAGTTTTGTGACTAATTCAGCGGGTAATTATCTGCAAGTTTATGATGTTAATGACGATGGATCACCAAAAGCGGTGAGTATGGCGTCAACCAAACCGCTACAAATCCCCGATACAGCAGGTGTGCCAGAGTCAACGCGCAATGTTGATATGACGATGAATTTACCGGCTACATCACCAGGATTAGACCCATTGAAATTTGATCCCGCAGACAGTGGCACCTATACTTCTGCGACGTCTGTTTCTATTTATGATTCGTTAGGTGAGTCACATACCTTATCAACTTATTACGTAAAAGATGGCTCTGCGGGTGCACCAGCAAACTCTTGGTTAGAGTTTAACTATGTGGATGATCAACCTCTTAATATTGTTGGTGGTCAGGCTGTTGCATCGGCTCCGGGAACTCCAGTAAAACCGACCGCGATGCGAATGACATTTGATTCATCAGGACTATTGCAACAGCAACTCCCTGCGATCGCAGAGACCTTGCCACTAGGCGCTATTTTAACTAACGGTGCGGATACCACTCAGACGATTAAACTTAATATCAATAACCCGACTCAGTTTGCGTCTGCATTTGAAGTTTCTAAGCTTGAGCAAGATGGGGCTACTGTGGGTCGATTAACGGGGATTGATATTGGCCCGGATGGTATGGTTGCGGCGAGCTACAGTAATGGTCGTAATGACAAGTTGGGTATGATTGCGATGGCTAAGTTTGCCAATGAACAAGGCTTGAGTCAGACGGGTGATACGGGCTGGCGTGCATCACAACTTTCGGGCGCTGCGATTGCTGGCGAAGCCAACTCAGGTACCTTTGGTAAGATTAATTCATCGGCACTAGAACAGTCTAATGTAAACTTGACCAGTGAGCTTGTTAACTTAATTACGGCACAACGTAACTACCAAGCCAATTCAAGAACATTAGAGGTTAACTCGAAACTACAAGATACAGTATTACAGATCCGTTAA
- a CDS encoding L-serine ammonia-lyase codes for MISTFDMFSIGIGPSSSHTVGPMRAAFDFLQQLKVLDNSEPILGINAALFGSLGQTGVGHGSDVAVILGLAGYEPDKIDSELVPAILTKIEAQQGIDLNEIGFVPFTRAENIILHQRKTLSYHSNGMTITALSQDNIVLSKTYYSIGGGFILDHDHIEQPLEVNAKIPPKYKFDSADELLTICRLHGLSIAKLMYENERQLNPDDVINKKLLQLHSIMVDCIHRGCRNEGILPGGLKVRRRAPGLYQRLQAPDAKDDTFHGMDFVNMYAMAVNEENAAGGRVVTAPTNGAAGIIPAVMYFYDQFVSPLTEDKIKIYLLTCAAIGTLYKKNASISGAEVGCQGEVGVACSMAAAGLTAIRGGTLEQVEHAAEIGMEHNLGLTCDPIAGLVQIPCIERNAIGAVKAINASRMARMGAGDHKVSLDQVIKTMKATGDDMKNKYKETSKGGLAINVTVC; via the coding sequence ATGATCAGTACCTTTGATATGTTTAGTATTGGTATTGGGCCATCGAGCTCACACACTGTAGGTCCTATGCGCGCAGCATTTGATTTCTTACAACAGCTTAAAGTACTCGATAATAGTGAACCTATTTTAGGTATTAACGCTGCACTCTTTGGTTCGTTAGGACAGACGGGTGTTGGTCATGGCAGTGATGTCGCGGTTATTTTGGGGTTAGCAGGTTATGAACCAGACAAGATCGACTCTGAGCTGGTGCCCGCAATATTAACGAAAATAGAGGCACAGCAAGGCATTGACTTGAACGAGATTGGATTTGTGCCTTTTACGCGTGCTGAAAACATCATACTGCACCAGCGTAAAACCTTGTCTTATCACAGTAATGGGATGACGATAACAGCTTTAAGCCAAGATAATATTGTATTGAGTAAGACGTATTATTCAATTGGTGGTGGTTTTATTCTTGACCATGATCACATCGAACAGCCATTGGAAGTGAATGCCAAGATACCGCCAAAATATAAATTTGATAGTGCTGATGAACTCCTCACTATTTGTCGATTACACGGGTTATCTATTGCCAAGCTGATGTATGAAAATGAGCGTCAATTAAATCCCGATGATGTCATCAACAAAAAGCTATTACAGTTGCATAGCATCATGGTTGATTGTATCCATAGAGGTTGTCGTAATGAAGGAATTTTACCCGGTGGTTTAAAGGTTCGCCGTCGTGCACCTGGGTTATACCAGCGATTACAGGCGCCAGATGCCAAAGATGATACGTTTCACGGCATGGACTTTGTTAATATGTATGCGATGGCCGTGAATGAAGAAAATGCGGCTGGTGGACGTGTTGTTACGGCGCCGACCAATGGTGCTGCCGGTATTATTCCTGCGGTGATGTATTTTTATGATCAGTTCGTTAGCCCGTTAACAGAAGATAAAATAAAAATTTACCTATTAACCTGTGCAGCAATTGGGACTTTATATAAGAAAAATGCCTCTATTTCTGGCGCTGAAGTAGGGTGTCAGGGCGAGGTCGGTGTTGCTTGCTCTATGGCCGCTGCAGGCTTGACGGCAATAAGAGGCGGGACATTAGAGCAAGTCGAGCACGCCGCCGAAATCGGCATGGAGCATAACTTGGGGCTGACTTGTGATCCGATTGCTGGTTTGGTTCAGATTCCTTGTATTGAACGTAATGCCATTGGTGCGGTGAAAGCGATTAATGCGTCACGTATGGCGCGTATGGGAGCTGGAGACCATAAGGTATCGCTTGATCAGGTGATTAAAACAATGAAAGCCACAGGGGATGATATGAAAAATAAATATAAAGAGACATCGAAAGGCGGTTTAGCGATTAATGTGACGGTTTGTTAA
- the flgB gene encoding flagellar basal body rod protein FlgB, which produces MAINFDNALGIHQYSVGVRERRAEVLASNIANADTPGFKAKDLSFKDALASATQGSSFNLSKTSERHISGGRGMASDVQYRIPNQPDTGDGNTVDVQTERASFMQNSMEYQASLSFLSSKIQTMRKAIKGQ; this is translated from the coding sequence ATGGCTATTAATTTTGATAATGCATTGGGTATACACCAATATTCTGTTGGCGTAAGAGAGCGTCGTGCAGAGGTATTAGCCAGTAATATTGCTAATGCAGACACGCCAGGGTTTAAAGCGAAAGACTTAAGCTTTAAGGATGCACTTGCTAGTGCGACCCAAGGCAGTAGTTTTAATTTATCAAAAACTAGTGAGCGTCATATATCAGGCGGCAGAGGTATGGCGTCTGATGTTCAATATAGAATTCCGAATCAACCCGATACTGGTGACGGTAATACAGTTGATGTACAAACTGAGCGTGCGAGTTTTATGCAAAATAGCATGGAATATCAGGCATCACTGTCATTTTTAAGCAGTAAAATTCAAACTATGCGCAAGGCAATTAAAGGACAATAA
- a CDS encoding flagellar basal body L-ring protein FlgH gives MRNLILALFVFIQLAGCSSLVKVKDDMVAKNTDTTKTEDVEEPADVNETPQQDSPDYAPIVPDDNPVQAKVTGSLFNPQYNNNIFSDIKARRVGDIITVTLTESTSAKKKASSNLGKDNSFELDPIKLGGDEVTISGYTIEGSLNQTSSFSGNGSADQSNSLEGNISVTVVRVLPNNNLVIRGEKWLMLNNGSEYIRLTGLLRPQDVDADNKVNSSLIANARIQYGAIDDLGEAQVQGWATKFLNGNKWPF, from the coding sequence ATGCGTAATCTTATCCTTGCTTTGTTTGTTTTTATCCAGCTAGCTGGTTGCTCGTCTTTGGTTAAAGTAAAAGATGACATGGTCGCTAAAAATACAGACACGACCAAAACCGAAGATGTGGAAGAACCAGCTGATGTGAACGAAACCCCACAGCAAGACTCACCTGATTATGCACCGATTGTACCCGATGATAATCCAGTACAAGCGAAAGTAACGGGATCGTTATTTAATCCACAATACAATAATAATATTTTCTCGGATATTAAAGCACGTCGTGTCGGTGACATCATTACTGTTACATTGACAGAGTCAACCAGTGCTAAAAAGAAAGCCAGCTCAAACCTAGGTAAAGATAACTCGTTTGAATTAGACCCTATCAAGCTTGGCGGTGACGAGGTGACTATTAGCGGTTATACGATTGAAGGTAGTTTAAATCAAACGAGTTCTTTTTCTGGAAATGGTTCTGCCGATCAGAGCAACAGTTTAGAAGGTAATATCTCTGTTACCGTCGTGCGTGTGTTACCTAATAATAACTTAGTTATTCGTGGTGAGAAGTGGCTCATGCTGAATAATGGGAGTGAGTATATTCGTCTTACTGGCTTATTACGCCCACAAGATGTCGACGCTGATAATAAAGTGAATTCTTCTTTGATCGCGAATGCGCGTATTCAATATGGCGCAATTGATGATTTGGGGGAAGCGCAAGTACAAGGCTGGGCAACTAAATTCCTGAATGGTAATAAATGGCCTTTTTAA
- a CDS encoding chemotaxis protein CheV: protein MAGLLDTVNQRTQLVGQNRLELLMFRLNGRQRFGINVFKVKEVLQCPPLTTLPKLHRVVRGVAHIRGKTISVIDLSLATGGRPIEDLSKAFIIISEYNRSVQGFLVSSVERIININWEAILPPPKGTGRFSYLTAVTEVDKELVEVLDVEKILHEVAPVKMEVSEGILETATEIDTKEIEKVILVVDDSSVARNQIKKAVSDLGFKIVLAKDGRDGLNKLREMAANGPITDQIALMISDIEMPEMDGYTLTAEVRNDQSLNGLYIILHTSLSGVFNQAMVTKVGANDFIAKFNPDELAGAVLKALKAADPS, encoded by the coding sequence ATGGCAGGATTACTCGATACGGTCAATCAACGGACACAGTTGGTCGGACAAAACCGTCTAGAATTACTTATGTTCCGTTTAAACGGGCGACAGCGTTTTGGTATCAATGTATTTAAAGTAAAAGAAGTATTACAATGTCCGCCATTAACGACTCTGCCTAAGCTTCATCGTGTAGTGCGTGGCGTTGCCCATATACGTGGAAAAACGATCTCTGTGATTGATTTAAGCTTAGCCACGGGTGGTCGTCCAATTGAGGATCTAAGTAAGGCATTCATCATTATTTCTGAATATAATCGTTCAGTACAGGGCTTTTTAGTCTCGAGTGTTGAACGTATTATCAACATTAACTGGGAAGCTATTTTACCACCGCCAAAAGGTACAGGTCGATTTAGCTATTTAACGGCTGTGACAGAAGTTGATAAAGAACTCGTTGAAGTCTTAGATGTGGAGAAAATCCTGCATGAAGTGGCGCCAGTGAAAATGGAAGTTAGTGAAGGAATACTTGAAACGGCAACAGAAATTGATACGAAAGAAATAGAGAAAGTGATTCTTGTTGTAGATGATTCAAGTGTTGCACGTAATCAGATTAAGAAGGCAGTCTCTGACCTTGGCTTTAAGATTGTATTAGCTAAAGATGGTCGAGACGGGTTAAATAAACTTCGTGAAATGGCTGCCAATGGCCCAATTACCGACCAAATCGCGTTGATGATCTCAGATATTGAGATGCCAGAAATGGATGGTTATACACTTACTGCAGAAGTGAGAAATGATCAGTCATTGAATGGTTTATATATTATTTTACATACGTCGTTAAGTGGTGTGTTTAATCAGGCGATGGTAACTAAAGTTGGCGCAAACGATTTTATCGCAAAATTTAATCCAGATGAACTTGCGGGTGCGGTTTTAAAAGCATTAAAAGCAGCAGACCCTAGCTAG
- a CDS encoding flagellar hook assembly protein FlgD, which yields MTTINNSNNIADFSSQFKAEKKDAAEQAAETTRKELGQEDFFSLLTQELAYQDPFKPVENSDMVAQMASFTTADGISNMDSKFEQLNTIMSSNQALQASSLVGTKVLAPASSAFLSEGEDVSGRIELPQSAPNLRLQIANQVGEVVKVLDMGEQKSGAIAFNWDGTDMNGKKVAEGSYRLKASASIDGNAQDLKISSFQHVESVNIGNTGNGIMLNLKGMGSLPLSEATEVAAKTY from the coding sequence GTGACGACAATTAATAACAGTAATAATATAGCTGACTTCAGCAGTCAGTTTAAAGCAGAAAAAAAAGATGCGGCAGAGCAAGCGGCAGAAACTACCCGCAAAGAGCTAGGTCAAGAAGACTTTTTCTCGTTACTTACACAAGAATTAGCTTATCAAGATCCGTTCAAACCGGTAGAAAACTCAGACATGGTGGCGCAAATGGCGTCATTTACTACTGCTGATGGTATTTCTAATATGGATAGCAAGTTTGAGCAGCTAAATACGATCATGAGCTCAAACCAAGCGCTGCAGGCATCGAGTCTGGTCGGTACTAAAGTATTGGCCCCAGCATCGTCAGCATTTTTGTCTGAAGGTGAGGATGTATCTGGTCGTATTGAATTACCACAGAGCGCACCAAATTTGCGTTTACAAATTGCCAATCAAGTTGGTGAAGTTGTTAAAGTGCTCGATATGGGTGAACAAAAAAGTGGTGCTATTGCCTTTAATTGGGATGGTACAGACATGAACGGCAAGAAAGTGGCGGAAGGAAGTTACCGCTTAAAAGCATCTGCATCGATAGACGGCAATGCACAAGACCTTAAAATATCAAGTTTTCAGCATGTCGAAAGTGTGAATATTGGTAATACAGGTAACGGTATTATGCTGAACTTGAAAGGTATGGGTAGTCTTCCTCTGAGCGAAGCAACAGAAGTTGCAGCTAAAACTTACTAA
- the flgM gene encoding flagellar biosynthesis anti-sigma factor FlgM: MAINLTNLNNRSLQLDQARSAQQKTSVQNGNPAQTSPQRIAQGDSVNITSQAKSLTAMEHDLAQGTPVNTSKVESLKKAIADGSYQVDANKLAKNMSNFESLLA; this comes from the coding sequence ATGGCCATAAATTTAACCAATTTAAATAACCGTAGTCTCCAGCTAGATCAAGCAAGAAGTGCGCAGCAGAAAACCAGTGTTCAAAATGGTAATCCGGCTCAAACTTCACCGCAACGTATAGCACAAGGCGACTCTGTTAACATTACATCACAAGCCAAAAGTTTGACCGCTATGGAACATGATTTAGCTCAAGGTACACCTGTTAACACATCGAAAGTCGAAAGTTTGAAAAAGGCCATTGCTGATGGTAGCTATCAAGTTGATGCGAATAAATTAGCAAAGAATATGTCTAACTTCGAATCTTTACTTGCATAA
- the flgF gene encoding flagellar basal-body rod protein FlgF → MDNMLYISMSGAKENMNALAVRANNIANVNTHGFKADFEQARSMQAFGEGLPTRVFAITESPGQDFTAGGLQQTGNALDVAIQGDGWLSVLDDKNKESYTRSGSLHMSPTGELLTSSGRSVLGENGPIVIPVPVEQIKIHADGRIEVRPQGAPANALEEVDQLKLVNPDVRNLVKGYDGMFRQADGMPAAVDLNVQVAGGALETSNVSAVGELTGMINLQRQFEMQIKMMKTAEENDKASDSLLRVN, encoded by the coding sequence ATGGACAATATGCTTTATATCTCTATGTCGGGTGCCAAAGAAAATATGAATGCATTGGCTGTTCGTGCCAATAATATTGCCAATGTGAATACACATGGTTTTAAGGCTGATTTTGAACAAGCGCGTTCAATGCAAGCGTTTGGTGAAGGCCTACCAACCCGTGTATTTGCTATTACCGAAAGTCCGGGGCAGGATTTTACTGCTGGAGGACTACAACAAACGGGTAATGCACTCGATGTTGCGATCCAAGGTGATGGTTGGTTAAGTGTGCTGGATGATAAGAATAAGGAAAGTTATACCCGTAGCGGCAGTCTGCACATGAGTCCGACTGGCGAGTTGTTGACATCGTCAGGTCGTTCTGTACTTGGTGAAAATGGTCCTATCGTGATCCCTGTCCCCGTTGAACAAATAAAAATTCATGCCGATGGCCGTATTGAGGTTCGTCCTCAGGGGGCTCCGGCAAATGCCTTGGAAGAAGTTGACCAATTAAAGCTGGTTAATCCCGATGTTCGAAATTTAGTTAAAGGCTATGATGGCATGTTTCGACAAGCGGATGGTATGCCAGCCGCCGTTGATTTAAATGTCCAAGTAGCAGGTGGCGCGTTAGAAACCAGTAATGTTAGTGCTGTTGGTGAACTCACCGGAATGATTAATTTGCAACGTCAATTTGAAATGCAGATAAAAATGATGAAAACAGCAGAAGAAAATGACAAAGCATCAGATTCGCTATTACGAGTGAATTAA
- the flgG gene encoding flagellar basal-body rod protein FlgG, which yields MNPALWISKTGLEAQQTNISTISNNLANASTVGFKKERAIFEDLLYQAVNQPGGQSSQNTKLPSGLMVGSGARVVATQKDHSQGNMLTTDNSLDLMVSGRGFFEIEMPDGTTSYTRNGQFTLNDEGIIVTPGTGYPLQPQIQIPADAQTVTVSEDGEVSVSLPGQTNNQTVGQINISDFVNPGGLQPIGQNMYIQTGASGDPVQGLPSNEGLGKLVQGAIETSNVNVTEELVNLIESQRVYEMNSKVISAVDEMLSYTNQQL from the coding sequence ATGAATCCTGCATTATGGATAAGTAAAACCGGTTTAGAAGCACAGCAAACGAATATCTCAACCATTTCAAATAACTTAGCCAATGCCAGCACGGTTGGTTTTAAGAAAGAGCGCGCTATCTTTGAAGATTTATTGTACCAAGCGGTAAATCAACCGGGTGGTCAATCATCGCAAAATACCAAACTACCGTCTGGCTTAATGGTTGGTTCGGGTGCTCGGGTTGTTGCGACCCAAAAAGATCATTCTCAAGGTAATATGTTAACGACTGATAACTCGCTGGATTTAATGGTCAGTGGCCGTGGTTTTTTCGAAATTGAAATGCCGGATGGCACTACGTCATATACCCGTAACGGTCAATTCACTTTAAATGATGAAGGGATTATCGTGACACCTGGCACGGGTTATCCATTACAGCCGCAGATCCAAATACCTGCAGATGCACAAACTGTTACCGTTTCGGAAGATGGTGAAGTCTCGGTAAGTTTACCGGGTCAGACAAACAATCAAACCGTTGGTCAGATTAATATTTCAGACTTTGTTAATCCAGGTGGTCTACAGCCAATTGGACAAAATATGTATATTCAAACGGGTGCCAGTGGTGATCCGGTACAAGGTCTTCCAAGTAATGAAGGCCTGGGTAAATTAGTGCAAGGTGCGATTGAAACATCGAATGTAAACGTGACGGAAGAATTAGTAAATCTGATTGAAAGCCAACGTGTATATGAGATGAATTCAAAAGTAATCTCAGCGGTTGATGAAATGTTAAGTTATACCAATCAACAGTTATAA
- a CDS encoding protein-glutamate O-methyltransferase CheR, with translation MQTLSNEVYTRFSEFLEIQCGIVLGQNKQYLVKSRLLPLLAKHKMTSLTELVQKSMTMLARDLRNDVIDAMTTNETLWFRDVYPFEYLQAQILPEFINKGQPIKIWSAASSSGQEPFSIAMSAIETQEKLKRLVKPNVQIIGTDISPTMIQHCKEGVYDRLALGRGLSPERKRQFFTTLPDDKMQVNRDVQQLTTFREINLLESYALLGKFDIIFCRNVLIYFSPKIKSQILNQFAGSLKPGGYLFLGASESLTGLTDKFEMVRCNPGIVYRLK, from the coding sequence GTGCAAACATTGTCAAATGAAGTTTATACCCGTTTTAGTGAATTTCTTGAAATTCAGTGCGGTATTGTATTAGGGCAAAATAAACAATATTTAGTTAAAAGTCGCTTATTGCCACTATTGGCAAAGCATAAAATGACCAGTTTAACTGAGCTAGTACAAAAATCGATGACTATGTTAGCGCGTGATTTACGTAATGATGTTATTGATGCGATGACCACTAATGAAACGTTGTGGTTTCGTGATGTTTACCCGTTTGAGTATTTACAGGCTCAGATCTTACCTGAATTTATTAATAAAGGTCAGCCAATTAAGATCTGGTCTGCCGCCTCTTCATCTGGACAAGAACCATTTTCGATTGCCATGTCAGCGATTGAAACACAAGAAAAGCTCAAACGTTTAGTTAAACCTAATGTGCAAATTATTGGTACGGATATATCACCGACAATGATTCAGCACTGTAAGGAGGGGGTATATGACCGCTTAGCGCTTGGTCGTGGTTTGTCTCCTGAACGTAAGCGTCAGTTTTTTACGACACTACCTGATGATAAAATGCAGGTGAATCGTGACGTGCAGCAGTTAACGACATTTCGTGAAATAAATTTATTGGAAAGCTATGCTTTGCTCGGTAAGTTCGATATTATTTTTTGTCGTAATGTACTGATTTACTTTTCCCCAAAGATTAAAAGTCAGATCCTTAATCAATTTGCAGGATCATTAAAGCCGGGTGGGTACCTATTCTTAGGCGCATCAGAATCCTTGACTGGGTTAACGGATAAGTTTGAAATGGTCCGTTGTAATCCAGGGATCGTATATAGATTAAAATAG
- the flgC gene encoding flagellar basal body rod protein FlgC produces MSLFRVFDVAGSAMSAQSVRLNTTASNLANANSVSSSAGETYKARYPIFQAQFDQANAAQNEAVGVNVAGIVESDAPLVNEFNPNHPLADENGYVYRPNVNVMEEMANMISASRSYQTNVQIADSAKQMLNKTLTLGQG; encoded by the coding sequence ATGAGCTTATTTCGAGTCTTTGACGTTGCCGGTTCGGCAATGAGTGCACAATCGGTTCGTTTAAATACAACCGCGAGTAATCTTGCTAACGCGAATAGTGTGAGTAGTAGCGCCGGTGAGACCTATAAAGCGCGTTATCCTATTTTCCAAGCTCAATTTGATCAAGCTAATGCTGCGCAAAATGAAGCAGTTGGCGTGAATGTTGCAGGGATTGTAGAAAGTGATGCGCCATTAGTTAATGAATTTAATCCAAATCATCCATTAGCTGACGAAAATGGCTATGTATATCGTCCGAATGTAAACGTAATGGAAGAGATGGCAAACATGATTAGTGCATCTCGTTCATACCAAACTAACGTGCAAATAGCTGATTCTGCTAAACAAATGTTGAATAAGACATTAACGTTAGGTCAAGGTTAA
- a CDS encoding flagella synthesis protein FlgN, with translation MTIKALPELLVLQVSYVEQLLALLTAEKSALESRDVTALEKLSQDKQQKITQIAELDVKINQHPDVAELLSTYLSQKQQIETELTQCQELNDVNGKLIELNLRNSKRLTDTIVRSRSRNNITYDKLGRTRGSSSSLGLTFKS, from the coding sequence ATGACAATAAAAGCATTGCCCGAATTACTCGTTTTACAGGTATCTTATGTGGAACAATTACTGGCTCTACTGACAGCTGAAAAATCAGCGTTAGAGTCACGCGACGTCACGGCACTAGAAAAGCTCAGTCAAGATAAGCAACAAAAAATAACCCAAATTGCCGAACTCGATGTCAAAATCAACCAGCACCCTGATGTTGCAGAATTACTCTCTACCTACCTATCTCAAAAACAACAAATTGAAACCGAACTCACTCAATGCCAAGAATTGAATGACGTTAACGGTAAGTTGATTGAACTCAATCTGCGTAATAGTAAACGACTCACCGATACCATCGTCCGTAGTCGCTCACGTAATAATATTACCTATGATAAGTTAGGCCGTACTCGCGGATCATCTTCGAGCCTAGGTTTAACATTCAAATCCTGA
- the flgA gene encoding flagellar basal body P-ring formation chaperone FlgA, translated as MLKYIFSLLFFYCFSLVSYLPLANATDQHHVIEEFAESFIKAQLPSSQNERVSIEVTKIDRRITVTQCEGNMSAELVGNKSLQRSATVRIRCKSADSWQLYVPIKIIRLVPVVVSSRPLSKGSRLTKNNTKIEYMNRLLLRSGYISDLTFVNRARLKRPLSAEQMISTRDICLVCKGESVTITSSVGNLTVKTDGVALANGILGEKIKVRNSKSKRTVSGIVQAAGIIQINY; from the coding sequence ATGCTTAAATATATTTTTTCATTGTTGTTTTTCTATTGTTTCAGTTTGGTGAGTTATTTACCACTTGCGAACGCAACAGATCAACATCATGTTATTGAAGAGTTTGCAGAATCTTTTATCAAAGCGCAACTACCTAGCTCTCAGAATGAACGAGTAAGTATAGAAGTAACAAAAATTGACCGCAGAATAACAGTAACTCAGTGTGAAGGTAATATGTCTGCAGAGTTAGTTGGTAATAAAAGCTTACAACGCTCCGCGACAGTAAGAATACGTTGCAAGAGTGCTGATAGCTGGCAACTCTACGTACCAATAAAGATTATTCGACTAGTACCCGTGGTGGTTAGCAGTCGACCTTTATCAAAAGGTAGCCGATTAACGAAAAACAATACTAAAATAGAATATATGAACCGTTTATTATTACGCTCAGGTTATATTTCGGATTTGACTTTTGTTAATAGAGCACGCTTAAAGAGACCACTCTCGGCTGAACAAATGATCTCAACACGAGATATATGTCTTGTGTGTAAAGGTGAAAGCGTTACAATTACCAGTTCAGTGGGCAATCTAACCGTGAAAACTGATGGTGTAGCATTGGCTAACGGTATTTTGGGTGAAAAAATCAAGGTGCGTAATAGTAAATCGAAACGAACTGTTTCGGGTATTGTCCAAGCAGCAGGTATTATCCAAATAAACTATTAA